The following proteins are encoded in a genomic region of Hymenobacter siberiensis:
- a CDS encoding TerC family protein — protein MGNTPLFWLAFTVFVVALLLLDLLVFNRQAHEIKMREALGWSAFWVVLSLSFNLLVYRTMGHQAGLQWLTGYLVEKALSVDNLFVFLLIFNYFKVPVQYQHRILFWGVLGALLLRAVFILAGAALLARFHFLMYPLGAFLVYTGIRMGRSSSDPEIDPENNPVVRFLSRHLPITRQLEGGKFFVRKNGLRFATPLFIVLVMVETTDVVFAADSIPAILAITRNTFIVFTSNVFALLGLRAMYFALASMMRLFHHLHYGLSLILVFIGAKILLESVITIPMPVALGVVGGLLVMSVVASLMWPKHEQ, from the coding sequence ATGGGAAATACGCCCCTGTTCTGGTTGGCCTTCACGGTATTCGTGGTAGCACTGCTGTTGCTCGACCTGTTGGTTTTCAACCGCCAGGCACACGAGATAAAGATGCGCGAAGCCCTGGGCTGGAGCGCGTTCTGGGTAGTCCTGTCACTGAGCTTCAACCTGCTGGTGTACCGCACCATGGGCCACCAGGCGGGCCTGCAATGGCTCACGGGCTACCTCGTGGAAAAGGCCCTGAGTGTGGACAACCTCTTCGTTTTCCTGCTCATTTTCAACTACTTTAAGGTTCCGGTGCAATACCAGCACCGCATCCTGTTCTGGGGGGTGCTAGGGGCGCTGCTGCTGCGGGCGGTGTTCATTCTGGCCGGGGCGGCGCTGCTGGCCCGGTTCCATTTCCTGATGTACCCGCTCGGCGCGTTCCTCGTGTACACGGGCATCCGGATGGGCAGGAGCAGCAGCGACCCCGAAATCGACCCCGAAAACAACCCCGTGGTCCGCTTCCTGAGCCGCCACCTGCCCATCACACGGCAGCTGGAAGGCGGCAAATTCTTTGTCCGAAAGAATGGCCTGCGCTTTGCCACGCCCCTTTTCATAGTGCTGGTGATGGTAGAAACCACCGACGTGGTGTTCGCGGCCGATTCCATCCCGGCCATCTTAGCCATCACGCGCAACACGTTCATCGTCTTCACGTCCAACGTGTTTGCCCTGCTGGGGCTGCGCGCCATGTACTTCGCGCTGGCCAGCATGATGCGCCTGTTTCACCACCTGCACTACGGCCTGTCGCTGATTCTGGTATTCATCGGGGCCAAGATTCTGCTCGAAAGCGTAATAACCATTCCCATGCCCGTGGCGCTGGGCGTAGTAGGCGGGCTGCTGGTGATGAGCGTAGTGGCCTCGCTGATGTGGCCGAAGCACGAGCAGTGA
- a CDS encoding transglycosylase domain-containing protein produces the protein MRISPSTKRLIIGIASSLVAVLLLAFAVFQWKRQQLLEYALKEVKAKVERKYPVILTLGPARFVGFKTVAIQGMSLVPRATPTDTLLTAKRLQASLSVRSLFAGRPVFSGLEIMTARLTARKTATSDNFGFLAKKQPVSTVPRDTTKGTNYGLLLNRALEASFDNVPGEADFKNFYVSYVSPHHTALLRLPELLIKDGDISGRLTATIDSVSNELGISGHIEPSDYALTARVFGVGGSVQLPYVPRRFGALVSFDTVQVRLDSKDFDNDDTGGRLTVRGSLAARGFSLYHPKLASNEIEVKRGSLDFVATLGRGTIALEKGSQITVNKLVLYPEISVRMKPSRAVSIRVTSAETQANDFFSSLPTGIFDEVRGTTGTGTLTYHLNTSLDMAQVDSLKFDSGLQGNNFHLISFGEEDLNKLNAAFQYTAYNDKGDSLRTFAVGPPNPDFVPYNDVSPYLIHAITTAEDPRFFSHRGFMEQAFVKSAIQNIKERRFARGGSTISMQLVKNVFLSRQKTVGRKAEEALIVWLLENAHLASKQRMFEVYLNIIEWGPSKYRWPSGKRGVYGVKDAALFYYGKRPDELSLPESLYLASIIPKPKYARYSFDAYGDLRRSTRYFFRLIADIMATRGLITGNDRENLPYSLHLGGPARQYMAFAARPDTTRATVQADSSQFEPLNLIDLLNTGVTPDAGVNTNVPDAEPAKAPK, from the coding sequence GTGCGCATATCCCCCTCCACCAAACGTCTTATTATTGGCATTGCCAGCAGCCTGGTGGCGGTGCTGCTACTGGCTTTTGCTGTGTTTCAGTGGAAGCGCCAGCAGCTGCTGGAGTATGCCTTGAAAGAGGTTAAGGCCAAAGTTGAGCGCAAGTACCCGGTAATTCTCACGTTGGGGCCGGCCCGGTTCGTGGGCTTCAAAACCGTCGCAATACAGGGCATGAGCCTGGTGCCCCGGGCCACGCCCACCGATACGCTCCTGACGGCCAAGCGCCTGCAGGCCAGCCTGAGCGTGCGCTCGCTGTTTGCCGGCCGGCCGGTATTCAGCGGGCTCGAAATCATGACGGCCCGCCTCACGGCCCGCAAAACGGCCACTTCCGACAATTTCGGGTTCCTGGCCAAAAAGCAGCCGGTCAGCACCGTGCCGCGCGATACCACCAAGGGCACCAACTACGGCCTGCTGCTGAACCGCGCCCTCGAAGCAAGCTTTGATAACGTGCCCGGCGAGGCCGATTTCAAGAATTTCTACGTGAGCTACGTCAGTCCGCACCACACGGCGCTGCTGCGCCTGCCGGAGCTGCTTATTAAGGACGGTGATATTTCGGGTCGCCTCACGGCTACCATCGATTCGGTGTCGAACGAGCTGGGTATCAGCGGGCACATCGAGCCCAGCGACTATGCCCTCACGGCGCGGGTATTTGGGGTGGGCGGCTCGGTGCAGCTGCCCTACGTGCCCCGCCGCTTCGGCGCGCTGGTGAGCTTCGACACGGTGCAGGTGCGGCTCGACAGCAAGGATTTCGATAACGACGACACGGGCGGCCGCCTCACGGTGCGCGGCTCGCTGGCGGCGCGGGGCTTCAGCCTCTATCATCCCAAGCTAGCTTCCAATGAGATTGAGGTGAAGCGCGGCTCGCTGGATTTTGTGGCCACGCTGGGCCGCGGCACCATCGCGCTGGAAAAAGGCAGCCAGATTACGGTCAATAAGCTGGTGCTGTACCCCGAAATCAGCGTGCGGATGAAGCCCAGCCGCGCCGTGAGCATCCGCGTGACTTCGGCCGAAACCCAGGCCAACGACTTTTTCTCGTCGCTGCCCACCGGCATTTTCGACGAAGTGCGCGGCACCACCGGTACCGGCACGCTCACCTACCACCTCAACACCAGCCTCGACATGGCCCAGGTGGACAGCCTGAAGTTCGATTCGGGCCTGCAGGGTAATAATTTCCACCTCATCAGCTTCGGCGAGGAAGACCTGAATAAGCTGAACGCGGCCTTCCAGTACACGGCCTACAACGATAAGGGCGACTCGCTGCGCACCTTCGCCGTGGGCCCGCCCAACCCGGATTTCGTGCCCTACAACGACGTGTCGCCCTACCTCATCCACGCCATTACTACGGCCGAGGACCCGCGCTTTTTCTCGCACCGCGGCTTTATGGAGCAGGCGTTTGTGAAGTCGGCCATCCAGAACATTAAGGAGCGGCGCTTTGCGCGGGGCGGCAGCACCATTTCAATGCAGCTCGTGAAAAACGTGTTTCTGAGCCGCCAGAAAACGGTGGGCCGCAAGGCCGAAGAAGCGTTGATTGTGTGGCTGCTCGAAAACGCCCACCTTGCCAGCAAGCAGCGCATGTTTGAGGTGTACCTCAACATCATCGAGTGGGGTCCCAGCAAGTACCGCTGGCCCAGCGGCAAGCGCGGCGTGTACGGCGTGAAGGACGCGGCGCTGTTCTACTACGGCAAGCGGCCCGATGAGCTCAGCCTGCCCGAGAGCCTGTACCTGGCCAGTATCATTCCCAAGCCCAAGTACGCCCGGTACTCGTTTGATGCCTACGGCGACCTGCGCCGTAGCACGCGCTACTTCTTCCGCCTCATTGCCGATATCATGGCCACCCGGGGTCTTATTACCGGCAACGACCGCGAAAACCTGCCCTATTCGCTGCACCTCGGTGGTCCGGCCCGCCAGTATATGGCCTTCGCCGCCCGCCCCGATACCACCCGCGCCACCGTTCAGGCCGATTCGAGCCAGTTTGAGCCCCTCAACCTGATTGACCTGCTGAATACCGGCGTCACCCCCGATGCGGGCGTGAACACCAATGTGCCGGATGCCGAGCCGGCCAAAGCCCCGAAGTAG
- the purB gene encoding adenylosuccinate lyase, giving the protein MPSPLTALSPLDGRYARATAPLAPRFSEMALIRYRVLVEVEYFIALAELPLPQLAGVPAEAFAPLRSLYENFTEANAEAIKAHEAVTNHDVKAVEYWLREEFTRLGLGNFIEFIHFGLTSQDINNTAIPLSFRDALMSVLLPAYAEVRNVLAARAQEWAAVPMLARTHGQPASPTRLGKEIEVFVARLDAQVALLAQIPFGAKFGGATGNFNAHYVAYPGTDWHAFAATFVNDRLGLSRSFPTTQIEHYDHLAAHCDALKRLNTILLDLARDVWQYISLGYFKQTIKAGEVGSSAMPHKVNPIDFENAEGNFGVANALLEHFAAKLPISRLQRDLTDSTVLRNLGVPLGHILIALGALQRGLGKLALDESALQKDLEANWAVVAEGIQTILRREAYPDPYNALKALTRTGEAISAASIGGFIDGLDVSESVKAELRGITPHSYVGR; this is encoded by the coding sequence ATGCCCAGCCCCCTCACTGCCCTCTCGCCCCTCGATGGGCGCTACGCCCGCGCCACCGCCCCCCTGGCCCCGCGCTTCTCCGAAATGGCCCTGATACGCTACCGCGTGCTGGTCGAAGTCGAATATTTCATCGCCCTGGCCGAGTTGCCCCTGCCGCAGCTCGCGGGCGTGCCAGCGGAGGCTTTCGCGCCGTTGCGCAGCCTCTACGAGAATTTCACCGAAGCCAATGCGGAGGCCATCAAAGCCCACGAGGCCGTGACGAACCACGACGTGAAAGCCGTGGAATACTGGCTGCGCGAGGAATTTACCCGGCTCGGCCTGGGCAATTTTATCGAGTTTATCCACTTCGGCCTCACGTCGCAGGACATCAACAACACGGCCATCCCGCTCAGCTTCCGCGATGCGCTGATGAGTGTGCTGCTGCCAGCCTATGCTGAAGTACGCAACGTCCTGGCTGCCCGCGCTCAGGAGTGGGCCGCCGTGCCCATGCTGGCCCGCACCCACGGCCAGCCCGCCTCGCCCACGCGGCTGGGCAAGGAGATTGAGGTGTTCGTGGCCCGGCTCGATGCCCAGGTCGCGCTACTGGCCCAGATACCCTTCGGGGCGAAGTTTGGCGGAGCCACCGGCAACTTCAACGCGCACTACGTAGCCTACCCCGGCACCGACTGGCATGCCTTCGCCGCCACCTTCGTGAACGACCGGCTGGGCCTCAGCCGCTCCTTCCCCACCACCCAAATTGAGCACTACGACCACCTCGCGGCCCACTGCGACGCCCTCAAACGCCTGAACACGATATTGCTCGACCTGGCCCGCGACGTTTGGCAGTACATCTCACTCGGCTATTTCAAGCAAACTATTAAGGCCGGCGAGGTGGGCTCCTCGGCTATGCCGCATAAGGTGAACCCCATCGACTTCGAGAATGCGGAGGGCAACTTCGGCGTGGCCAACGCATTGCTGGAGCACTTCGCCGCCAAGCTGCCCATCTCCCGCCTCCAGCGCGACCTCACCGACTCCACGGTACTGCGCAACCTGGGCGTGCCGCTCGGCCACATCCTCATCGCGCTGGGGGCCTTGCAGCGCGGCCTGGGCAAGCTAGCCCTCGATGAGTCGGCCCTACAGAAAGACCTCGAAGCCAACTGGGCCGTGGTGGCCGAAGGCATCCAGACCATCCTCCGCCGCGAAGCCTACCCCGACCCCTACAACGCGCTCAAAGCCCTCACCCGCACGGGCGAGGCCATTTCAGCCGCCAGCATCGGGGGTTTTATCGATGGGCTGGACGTGAGCGAAAGCGTGAAAGCGGAGCTGCGCGGCATCACGCCGCATAGCTACGTGGGGCGGTAA
- a CDS encoding glycosyltransferase family 9 protein — protein MPQLSDTVVHPDCRHFRGDLPCRPNKTHSYVCEGCSVYSPVTQRILIIKLGAIGDVIRTTPLLRRLRQERPGCAITWLTLTPAILPQAEIEEILKFDFASALQLQAREFDVVINLDKEKEACALLNTIQAKEKFGYALRPHDGVAWPVNQLAEHKYLTGIFDQISQANTKPYVQEIFELCGFDFRGEEYVFDTHDDRGYDWSTLPAARPRIGLNTGCGDRWTTRLWSTAKWIELIHDLQAAGYTPVLLGGEAEDTRNRELHAATGAAYPGTFPLPQFINLMNQMDGVVTQVTMGMHISIALRKPTILMNNIFNPHEFDLYGRGQIVQPNKACVCFYRGSCQLGTSCMEDLPAEKVLQAVRESVVR, from the coding sequence GTGCCCCAGCTCTCCGATACCGTTGTTCACCCCGACTGCCGCCATTTTCGCGGCGACCTGCCCTGCCGCCCCAACAAAACCCACAGCTACGTCTGCGAAGGCTGCTCGGTGTATTCGCCCGTCACGCAGCGCATCCTCATCATCAAGCTTGGGGCCATCGGCGACGTTATCCGGACCACGCCGCTGCTGCGCCGCCTGCGCCAGGAACGGCCCGGCTGCGCCATTACCTGGCTCACGCTCACACCCGCCATCCTGCCCCAAGCCGAGATTGAGGAGATTTTGAAGTTCGATTTTGCCAGCGCCCTGCAGCTTCAGGCCCGCGAGTTCGATGTTGTCATCAACCTCGACAAAGAGAAGGAAGCGTGCGCCCTGCTCAACACCATCCAGGCCAAAGAGAAATTTGGCTACGCCCTGCGCCCCCACGACGGCGTGGCCTGGCCCGTGAACCAATTGGCCGAGCACAAGTACCTCACCGGCATCTTCGACCAAATCAGCCAAGCCAATACCAAACCCTATGTGCAGGAAATTTTCGAGCTCTGCGGCTTCGATTTCCGGGGCGAAGAATACGTTTTCGACACCCACGACGACAGAGGCTACGACTGGAGCACCCTGCCCGCCGCCCGCCCCCGCATCGGCCTAAACACCGGCTGCGGCGACCGCTGGACCACCCGCCTCTGGAGCACCGCCAAGTGGATTGAGCTCATCCACGACCTGCAAGCCGCCGGCTACACCCCGGTTTTGCTGGGCGGCGAGGCCGAAGACACCCGCAACCGCGAGCTGCACGCCGCCACCGGCGCGGCCTACCCCGGCACTTTCCCCCTTCCCCAGTTCATCAACCTGATGAATCAGATGGACGGCGTCGTGACGCAGGTAACCATGGGCATGCACATCAGCATCGCCCTGCGCAAGCCCACCATTCTGATGAACAACATCTTCAACCCCCACGAATTCGACCTTTACGGCCGCGGCCAAATCGTGCAGCCCAACAAAGCCTGCGTGTGCTTCTACCGGGGCAGCTGCCAGTTGGGCACCAGCTGCATGGAAGACTTACCGGCCGAAAAAGTATTGCAAGCCGTACGCGAAAGCGTCGTGCGGTAA
- a CDS encoding glycosyltransferase gives MKVVIIGPAYPLRGGLATYNERLARAFREAGDEVRIVTFSLQYPNFLFPGQTQFSTEAGPADLDIEVSLNSVNPLSWVRVGRELRAERPDLVIFRFWLPFMGPALGTVARLVRGNGHTRVVAITDNVIPHEKRPGDGPLTRYFLSACDGFVTMSRSVLKDLQNLGFGRKPALYRPHPLYDNFGPLKLKSEALAALKLPGTTGYLLFFGFIRAYKGLDIMLEAMADKRIAELPIKLIIAGEFYEDAAPYEELIRRYKLEDRIIRATDFIPNEKVVDYFCAADLIVQPYKNATQSGVSQIAYHFERPMLVTDVGGLAELIPDGVVGYVVPPTPGAIADAVVNFYAENHEAAFEVGVREQKKQFSWPLMVAALKEVAYLR, from the coding sequence ATGAAAGTTGTGATAATTGGGCCGGCTTACCCTTTGCGCGGCGGGTTGGCGACGTATAACGAGCGGCTGGCACGGGCATTTCGGGAGGCTGGCGATGAGGTGCGGATTGTGACGTTTTCGCTGCAATACCCGAATTTCTTATTTCCGGGCCAGACGCAATTCAGTACCGAGGCGGGACCGGCGGATTTGGATATTGAGGTCAGCTTGAACTCGGTGAACCCGCTGTCGTGGGTGCGGGTGGGACGGGAATTGCGGGCGGAGCGGCCAGATTTGGTGATTTTTCGGTTCTGGCTGCCCTTTATGGGGCCGGCGCTGGGCACGGTGGCGCGGCTGGTGCGTGGCAACGGGCACACTCGCGTAGTGGCCATCACCGACAACGTGATTCCGCATGAGAAGCGGCCGGGCGATGGGCCGCTGACCCGCTATTTCCTGAGCGCCTGCGATGGATTTGTGACCATGAGCCGCAGCGTGCTCAAGGACTTGCAGAACCTGGGCTTCGGGCGGAAGCCGGCGCTGTACCGGCCGCATCCACTGTACGATAATTTCGGGCCGCTGAAATTGAAAAGCGAGGCGTTGGCGGCGCTGAAACTGCCGGGTACGACGGGGTATCTGTTGTTTTTCGGGTTTATCCGAGCGTATAAGGGGCTGGATATTATGCTGGAGGCGATGGCAGATAAGCGAATTGCCGAATTGCCGATTAAATTAATTATTGCGGGCGAGTTTTACGAAGACGCCGCGCCGTATGAAGAATTAATCCGGCGCTATAAATTAGAAGACCGGATTATTCGGGCGACGGATTTTATTCCTAATGAAAAAGTGGTGGATTATTTCTGCGCCGCCGATTTAATTGTGCAGCCGTATAAAAATGCAACGCAAAGCGGGGTGTCGCAAATAGCGTATCATTTTGAGCGGCCCATGCTGGTGACGGATGTGGGCGGGCTGGCCGAATTAATTCCCGATGGCGTGGTGGGCTACGTGGTGCCGCCCACGCCCGGCGCAATTGCCGATGCGGTAGTGAATTTTTATGCGGAGAACCACGAAGCTGCCTTTGAGGTGGGCGTGCGGGAGCAGAAAAAGCAGTTTTCGTGGCCGCTGATGGTGGCGGCACTGAAGGAAGTGGCGTATTTGCGGTAA
- a CDS encoding glycosyltransferase family 2 protein: protein MEISIVIPLLNEAESLPELTRWIARVLVARGLTYEVILIDDGSTDDSWAVIEALAVDDATLRGIRFNRNYGKSAALNVGFEAARGRVVCTMDADLQDSPEELPELYRMITEDKFDLVSGWKQKRFDPLSKTIPTKLFNGATRWISGIQLHDFNCGLKSYDSRVVKSIEVYGEMHRYIPVIAKWNGFRKIGEKVVQHQERKYGVTKFGLERFIFGFLDLMSITFVGRFRRAPMHFFGTLGTLSFLLGLLITLWLTGEKVWLSLHNLKARQVTEQPLFFMALTAVIVGVLLFVAGFLGEMIQLNGPKRDDYLVRERLK, encoded by the coding sequence GTGGAAATTTCCATCGTGATTCCCCTGCTGAACGAAGCAGAATCGTTGCCTGAACTCACGCGCTGGATTGCGCGGGTATTGGTAGCGCGCGGATTGACCTATGAGGTTATCCTGATTGATGATGGCTCGACGGATGATTCCTGGGCTGTGATTGAAGCATTGGCCGTGGACGATGCCACTTTGCGGGGCATTCGTTTCAACCGTAACTATGGCAAATCGGCGGCGTTGAACGTGGGGTTTGAGGCGGCGCGGGGGCGGGTGGTGTGCACCATGGACGCCGACCTGCAGGACTCGCCCGAAGAGTTGCCGGAACTGTACCGCATGATTACGGAGGATAAATTTGACCTGGTGAGCGGCTGGAAACAGAAGCGGTTCGACCCGCTGTCGAAAACAATTCCGACGAAATTATTTAACGGTGCTACGCGGTGGATTTCGGGTATTCAGCTGCACGATTTTAACTGTGGGCTGAAATCTTACGACTCGCGGGTGGTGAAGAGTATTGAGGTGTATGGCGAAATGCATCGCTACATTCCGGTGATTGCGAAATGGAACGGATTTCGCAAGATTGGCGAGAAGGTGGTGCAACACCAGGAGCGCAAATACGGCGTAACTAAATTCGGCCTGGAGCGCTTCATTTTCGGGTTTCTGGATTTGATGAGCATCACGTTTGTGGGGCGGTTTCGGCGGGCACCGATGCATTTTTTTGGTACGCTGGGAACGTTGTCTTTTTTGCTCGGCCTGCTGATTACGCTGTGGCTGACGGGCGAGAAGGTGTGGCTGTCGCTGCACAATCTGAAGGCGCGGCAGGTGACGGAACAGCCATTATTTTTTATGGCTTTGACGGCGGTAATTGTGGGTGTACTGCTATTTGTGGCAGGATTCCTGGGCGAAATGATTCAGCTGAACGGACCGAAACGCGATGATTACCTGGTACGGGAAAGACTGAAGTAA
- a CDS encoding DUF4199 domain-containing protein, which translates to METNATPVTPTSVGLRYGLLTGLVSVIFSFILFVTHADQSPARWLGLVVLIGAMVMAHNTYKQANGGFMNYSEGLGIGAFMSGVSGVISTMFSVAYMKFIDPEYMSRMTDTARANMEAKGGMTDEQIDQGIVMMQKFSTTGWMVLFGVVGSVLGGLLIALIVSAFTKHSKPEFE; encoded by the coding sequence ATGGAAACAAATGCTACTCCGGTAACTCCTACTTCGGTGGGCTTGCGCTACGGCCTGCTGACAGGGCTGGTGAGCGTCATCTTTTCGTTTATTCTGTTCGTTACCCACGCCGACCAGTCGCCGGCGCGGTGGCTGGGGCTGGTTGTACTGATTGGAGCCATGGTGATGGCACATAATACGTATAAGCAGGCCAATGGAGGCTTCATGAATTACTCGGAAGGGCTTGGAATTGGCGCGTTTATGAGCGGCGTTTCAGGGGTGATTTCGACGATGTTCAGCGTCGCATATATGAAGTTTATCGACCCGGAGTATATGAGCCGCATGACAGACACGGCCCGTGCTAACATGGAGGCAAAGGGTGGCATGACGGATGAGCAGATTGACCAAGGCATTGTGATGATGCAAAAATTTAGTACCACGGGCTGGATGGTGCTATTTGGTGTAGTGGGGTCGGTGCTGGGCGGGCTGCTGATTGCCCTTATTGTGTCGGCATTTACGAAACATTCCAAGCCTGAATTTGAATAA
- a CDS encoding DUF4199 domain-containing protein codes for MANASENLNTTAPNEEAGLVLRLAMRFGVGVGLACALWMVGLQLAGSNGFGPKQLLAQLLVPLAAVASEWMLRRRLQPNRPGLGRSLGVGTLTVLIAALISASSLVGLAHGAGEPALARHRAEVLEIVRAQQRENPKAQLSEKAQQQQVRNVANLNIGDMAISNFTQVLLLGFVLAIPAGIFLRE; via the coding sequence ATGGCTAATGCTTCTGAAAACCTAAACACGACCGCGCCCAACGAGGAAGCGGGGCTGGTGCTCCGGCTGGCGATGCGGTTTGGCGTAGGCGTGGGGCTGGCTTGTGCGCTGTGGATGGTTGGCTTGCAACTGGCGGGCAGCAATGGCTTTGGGCCAAAACAACTGCTGGCGCAGCTGCTGGTACCGTTGGCAGCCGTAGCGAGTGAATGGATGCTGCGGCGCAGACTACAGCCAAACCGGCCTGGCCTGGGCCGCTCGCTGGGCGTAGGAACCCTCACGGTGCTGATTGCAGCGCTGATTTCGGCAAGTAGTTTGGTTGGGCTGGCGCACGGGGCGGGTGAGCCGGCACTGGCCCGGCACCGGGCTGAGGTGCTGGAAATTGTGCGCGCTCAGCAGCGCGAAAACCCGAAGGCGCAGCTGAGTGAAAAGGCGCAGCAACAGCAGGTACGTAATGTAGCCAACCTGAACATTGGCGATATGGCCATCAGTAATTTTACGCAGGTGCTTTTGCTGGGCTTTGTGCTGGCAATTCCGGCGGGGATTTTTCTGCGGGAATAA
- a CDS encoding BatA domain-containing protein has product MRLLYPWFLLGLFAVAVPVVIHLLQLRRPRRVLFTNTAVIRQVELLSTRHRKVQQWLILLARVAAVAALVLVFCQPFIPAMDERSISGVDVVVDNSFSMQLSDAESGSLLDKAVGEARRIGNEAGNQLRLLNAGPGLLSKAAYDNKLDELRPTSKAVFVNKYVVGNGFGSGSSTYLFSDFQKTAFSVGMLNKLATDGEIILVPLSGREMGNIYVDSIWVDDAFLRMHTNVAMHIRLRNGGRAAISDCPVKVFLGNRQVAAFRVTVGAGQAVASVVQVQLADEQLALGRVVTEDVPVMFDNTFYFTLRPAAVIRVLEIGGEPMARQVYDNEPLFNYSFSKVQNIDYGMLRQANLVLLSEVNRLDAGLRDALRGVVKRGGSVVLVPTAHTTARQSYEQLFRDLGLGTVQWEDARATPELREVTMPNVREPFFRDVFGAQSRTVTMPRVAPVLRWSRTGMDILRLRDGESYLANFTSGAGQVYVFSAPFAKEYSDFTAQALFVPVMYRMAMLSYKSEQLPAYKLTQEAVSLHLPAVAGRMGGPADATNLKLVKDSLTLIPGQRVVGQEVRLDLPVGMNEAGFYQVHRQGKVLTTLAFNQDRRESELAAYSAEELRQLVGPNRPNVRVVEAGNAGAGLAKFRDERTGTPLWRYFLALALLALLAEALLVRFGKRATATQRMAVAG; this is encoded by the coding sequence ATGCGCTTGTTATATCCTTGGTTTTTGTTGGGCTTGTTCGCTGTTGCGGTACCCGTTGTTATACACCTATTGCAGTTGAGGCGGCCGCGGCGAGTGCTGTTTACTAACACAGCCGTGATTAGACAGGTCGAACTTTTATCGACACGTCATCGGAAGGTGCAACAATGGCTTATTTTGCTCGCTCGGGTGGCAGCGGTGGCAGCTTTGGTGCTCGTTTTTTGTCAGCCGTTTATTCCGGCTATGGATGAGAGGAGTATTAGCGGAGTTGATGTGGTGGTAGATAACTCTTTTAGTATGCAATTGTCTGATGCTGAATCTGGCTCATTGTTGGATAAAGCTGTGGGTGAAGCTCGGCGGATAGGCAATGAAGCAGGAAATCAGTTGCGACTATTGAATGCAGGACCGGGTTTATTATCTAAGGCTGCTTATGATAATAAGTTGGATGAACTTCGTCCTACTTCGAAAGCGGTTTTTGTTAATAAGTATGTTGTTGGGAATGGATTCGGAAGTGGTAGCTCGACCTACTTATTTTCCGACTTTCAGAAGACGGCATTTTCGGTTGGTATGCTTAATAAGCTGGCTACTGATGGAGAAATAATACTTGTGCCATTGAGTGGACGGGAAATGGGTAATATTTATGTAGATAGTATATGGGTTGATGATGCTTTTTTGCGGATGCACACTAACGTGGCGATGCATATTCGACTGCGGAATGGTGGACGGGCAGCGATTTCCGATTGTCCGGTAAAAGTGTTTTTGGGGAATCGGCAAGTGGCGGCGTTTCGGGTGACGGTGGGAGCGGGGCAGGCAGTGGCATCGGTTGTGCAGGTGCAACTTGCGGATGAACAACTGGCTTTGGGGCGGGTGGTTACTGAGGATGTGCCAGTGATGTTTGACAATACGTTCTACTTTACGTTGCGGCCGGCGGCGGTTATTCGTGTGCTGGAAATTGGGGGGGAACCGATGGCGCGCCAGGTATATGATAATGAGCCGCTGTTTAATTATAGCTTTTCCAAAGTGCAGAACATCGATTATGGGATGCTGAGACAGGCTAATCTGGTGTTGCTGAGTGAAGTGAATAGGCTGGATGCCGGTTTGCGCGATGCATTGCGAGGTGTAGTGAAGCGTGGTGGGAGTGTGGTATTGGTGCCGACGGCTCATACGACTGCACGGCAATCGTATGAGCAGCTGTTTCGGGATTTGGGACTGGGAACGGTGCAATGGGAAGATGCCAGGGCAACGCCAGAACTACGCGAAGTCACAATGCCTAATGTGAGGGAACCGTTCTTTAGAGATGTATTTGGGGCACAGTCACGGACGGTGACCATGCCACGGGTGGCACCCGTATTGCGGTGGTCGCGGACGGGAATGGACATTTTGCGATTGCGGGATGGGGAGAGCTATCTGGCAAATTTTACAAGTGGAGCAGGACAGGTGTATGTGTTTTCGGCACCATTTGCCAAGGAATATTCGGATTTTACTGCACAAGCTCTGTTTGTGCCGGTGATGTATAGAATGGCCATGCTCAGCTACAAAAGTGAGCAGCTGCCGGCATATAAGTTGACGCAAGAGGCGGTGAGCTTGCACCTGCCGGCCGTAGCTGGAAGGATGGGTGGGCCGGCAGATGCCACGAACTTGAAACTAGTGAAGGATAGTCTGACCTTGATTCCGGGGCAGCGGGTGGTGGGCCAGGAAGTCCGGTTGGATTTGCCGGTGGGCATGAATGAGGCGGGATTCTACCAGGTGCATCGGCAGGGTAAAGTGTTGACTACCTTGGCATTCAATCAAGACCGGCGCGAATCGGAACTAGCGGCGTATTCGGCAGAGGAGCTGCGGCAACTGGTGGGACCGAACCGGCCCAACGTGCGTGTAGTAGAGGCGGGAAATGCTGGTGCGGGCCTGGCAAAGTTTCGGGATGAGCGAACGGGTACTCCGCTGTGGCGGTACTTTTTGGCCTTGGCGCTGCTGGCGCTGTTGGCAGAAGCTTTGCTGGTGCGATTTGGCAAGCGGGCCACTGCTACACAGCGGATGGCGGTGGCTGGCTGA